The Aedes albopictus strain Foshan chromosome 2, AalbF5, whole genome shotgun sequence region TGTCCAAGGGATCTGTGTCCAACTGTTTGACAAAGTTGGCAATTTCCTCCCACGAGGGTCGGGCGCTACCGGGCGGGAACCGAAATTGCGCTGTGTTCACAACTTCGATCATCTCGATAACGATGCTAATTTCGACGACACAGCACAGCAGAAACGAGTGAAACCAAAGTTATTCACCGGGGAACAAAGCGCGCGTTACAATGCAATGACTATAAATGCCTAGGCAGCAGCGGCTGAGAAGGCAAAACAAAACCGACCCGCAATGCGCGCATTTGCTTGCGTCTGTACTCGACGAGAGCAGCGTTCGAACTGAACTGAGTTTTTATcctagattactgaacacatgtttttaaatttttgcacaccttcttaaaaattgaaattgcgaaaaaagttcgataatgttcgaaaattgtttacttttttgtgcaaatataataagctccagaatcctcatgatataggcagattacttttttcaagaaaaatcttcacTGCATTTAagcacaattcttaaaaatgaaaaaaggccatttttgaggaaccccttttttatatgctcctccaaatcatgtttacgcaaataaaaaatacataaaatgaaaaattctcattttttcaaatagggtatgttttttatattatggacgagtaagttagagcaaaaaatagaaatatatgaccttttaagatattaaaagcagagcttcaaaatttgaccaaaaatatATACGTTTTTTGGAATgcaccattttgtagatataggagatttttctatcgaaaataataattttgaaagtcggtgttgaatgatatgttatgtgtacataattgttaacaagcatcaatattttccagattttttatcgtacaaattttattcactacacatttttgaaatgttgaaaagtcttaacaaaattgcattttgtgcagatttttattttgtgaggtgtattcatttaaccatattttcaatattactaaacattttccaaatttttccaagctgttctaaacttaactatattgtgaagatttcatagaagaaccgaaatgaaaagaccaacccagcttcgagatagagcatcctgaacattttcaattactttccgatacactccttactttggactccgcagaactctacgatcgaataaagttcgccgtaacacgaagctaATAATaatctacaaaacactgattagaccggtagtcctctatgggcacgaaacatagaccctacgtgcagaggaccaacgcggaaGGCGTTGCGgatcatctacggtggagtgcagatgatagacgggacttggagaaggcgaatgaaccacgagctgcatcagctgctaagagaaccaaccattgtccacaccgcgaaaatcgggaggctacggtggacaggtcacgtcatcaagatatcgtatagcaacccgattaaaatggttcttgagagccATTTGACCGGTATAAGAAGACGTGGTGAGCGGCGAGCTTAGTGGGAAGCTAGAGACGCACAgctatggaccgagtagaatggagaccacTCCTACGTactgcagaggacactcaggccttagtcttacCGGAAGGAAGGAAACAAGgaagaagatctggtccgttgtcgaccgctcGTCGATTCAGCCAGCTTGATAACATCTCACGAACTCGTTCATATTAGGTGGCAGAAGACGGAGATTTGGAATAGTACTCCCGTCCCTTTCCTGCTACGGTACGAGATATGGGCATTAATGAAGATAGACTCAAAAACTTTCTTTTGTGCTGCGAACAATTCTTGATGGGAAACAGACGCATGAATATACTTAGTTTGAGGTAGGAAAAGCGATTGCTGTAAACAAAAAAtgtggcagacttcagtgggctggacacgttgtGAAAATGTCAGAAGAAATTATTGGGACCAGGTACGAGTCGGCAACATCTTGGGCGGCCGTGAACGCTCTACACGCAGTTGAAGACGATCTGCGAACCATAGATGTTCAGAGAAACTGGAAGAACATTACCAAAACCGACGAAGATGGTATTTTACTATAGGCTCGGcgctggagtaaagttactttttaGTTAACACAGTATCAAGGTAGATAATCTTTCAATTACTTCTGCATGAATTATGGATTTTTTTCACTCATAAGACTGCGCGTCCGCATTCCGCCGTGTCTCGTGTGCCCGTACCCTAGCATGCAGTTATTTTGAACTGTCGCATCTTATCAGATAAGAACTGTTCTTCAAAACTGATAACGAATCGCTCGTCGGGTTCGGAGGCGTTGTATGTTTTGTCTCCGCCGGTGGAGCAGTCTATCGGGAACCTTAGAGCGAAAGTATACCTAAGTAAATTCCTAAGTGATATAATGTGATTTTTCTCCAGTGATAAATTCGAGTCGGATATCGAGCATTATGTTTGTGTAGGCTTAGCGAAACCCGATTAGCCATATACTGGATCAGAAGATTTTCACCTCCGAATTCAAAGCGCAAGCTGATTGAATCACGCGAGTAATGGCTGCTTTCAAGGTGTTAAGTGGATTTGCGATACTAGGTGAGCTCCGGACAAGGCGCAATTGAACACTTAATGGACGTGTTGGGAAAAGTGTTTCGCGAGGTgtctatttttcaataaaaaatcaacCGGAGATAAGATAACTCTGTACACGGTTAACAGCACCGAAGTGGGCAACAATAAGATGTTCGGGGGAACGTTCGATGGCACCTCGCTCTCACATCAACTTTCCGTATCGAGTAATCCCTAGTCTCTATTTGTGTTACATTACAGTTTCGCTGCTGCAGTTGTCGTTAGGTCAAGAGCTGCATGATCTGCTGCAGGACGGAAGTGGGCTGGGGGATGATGTTGTGACGCCGTCCCTAGTGGACGATTACGTGATCTGTCCTCCGGATGATGGAAGAGTTATGAATGTTTTGGAAAGTGACGAGAATCGAGATGAGACGGATTATTGGTACGACTATGATGACTTATATCCAGCGAGAGCAGCGGCTGATGATGATCAGGCCATTTCTAAGGAGAACGCTACATTGATAGAGCTGATTGATGACGATCTGCTGGCAGAACCAACACAGGAAGTAAATGATGAGTTGAACACGGCAGAAAATGAAACGGCATCCGATGTGGTTGAAGATGAAGAAGCTAGTGGAGACGTTGAAGATCTTGACGGATCTATCCAGTTGATCAGAGCACCTGAGATCTACAACCTTCCGGCTTCGGAGACGCTTGATAACAAGTTTAACGCGTTCACCGAAGAACATCCGGAGGAGATTGTCCTGCTGTCACCAAACTATCCAGAACCTTACCCGAATGTAGTCAATAGTTTTGAAGAGTATGAGATTCGTCGGCTCTTATTAGGATCAATAAAAATTTAAGTTTATTTCTAGCTACGCGGTAACAGGCGGCATCGGAGTGCAAATTACCATCCACGACGTCGACCTGGATCACGAATCGGACTTCCTCTTCTTTCGGGGAGGACCGGTCACCGATAAGGCAGAAAACGGCCCAATCGTGACGGGAAAGATTACGTCACCGCTACGGTTCCTTATTCCACACACTACGACCTTCTCCGTTCACTTTGTATCGCAGCATGACCCGTCGGCAAACCAAACCCACAAAGGGTTCCGCTTGACGTACGCTCCGTTCGGTACCGTTGCATCCCCGACCACTCCGTCCACAACGGAAATGATCGTTCCTCGAGAGGAGCTTCAGTGGGTACGGCGGGAGGTTTCTATCAGCCGAAACATGATGGTTTCGGTCGATATGTGGCCCATGGTGAAATCAGCCCTGGCGAACGCATCCAACGCGTACGTCGAAAAACATCAACTGAAGTACCAACCATGTCGGTAAGTTGAAAACTTTGATCAATGATCTTCAGCCCAGTTCTTATGAGTGTCTTCCACAGACCTGACGACATTCGAATCCTGGCCCAGAAGTGTCCAGATACCTGGCCCGGTTACGAGGAATGCGTAAGTCTGGAGTTCGCAGTTCCCTTACGTCCAATCGTGGTGATCGAGGAGGAGCCCGAAGGTCTCGCACTTGACCATAGGGGTCCATTGGCTCTGGCAAAAGGTTTCATCAAGTTGACAACAACGGAAGAACCGGAGCCGGAGTACCAGCTGGCAAAGGGGAACCTAGAGCGCATGTGGGACGAGTTTGGGGCGCTAGCTTTGTCCGAAGTGGGCATTGAAGTGTACAAGATGCCAGAGAATGCTGCGGTGCTGATGATTTGGATTGCCATCAGCGTTTGCATTTTGGCGGCGTTCATCTTTGTGCTCTACAGCATCTGGAAGattgatttcttcaaggattacagAAGGTAAGCCTGAACTTCAAACATCAGAATAAGTCTAAATTCTAAGACTGAAATTAGTATTAGGCAGACGTTCATTAGCAGTGTGCCTTAACGGTCTagtgcaggggttctcaaactttttcagattgcgacccactttggatttttataaagtttggcgacccaccagcacgtattttcataaaatacttaaatttggaaacattttatcactttcataggtTTTGACAAACTTACGTTGCGTAGCACTCAATCTTAAgacaaaatattgttttttaactTATACTGCTCCCTTTGAAGTTTGAAAAAGTCTAAGTAAGATTAAGATGCCCAAATATTGATCTTCAATAAACTCTTAGTCTAAAGAATGTTGAGAGAAGTTTCCAAGTTTCTTATAATAATGTTCAACCAGTTTGAGTCCATGCAACAGGTTTAAGGTATTCTTTTAcacattccagaaaaaaaaaacaaaaaacatacaATTTGGACGAAGTTTTTGAAGATATAGTGGCAATTTTAAATACTCTTGAAATTTTAATCATATCcttatacatattttttatttacattttcattgaaataacTTTTCAGTTGGTCTGACTTTCGTAAAACTTCAGATTATCGCCATTCAGTAGAATTTCTCCGGAGTTCAGCTTTACTGAGGTTCGGTCAAGGTAAGGTTTCTAGtcgaagtttggcaatttttatcTGTTGTTGGTGCttctattttttaaaatatgctGCTGTACTTCAATCTTACTGAAAATGCGCAAGCAACGATCATTCTTTTGTCCAGAAcacaagaaaataaaattttaccctAATCTTAAACTTTCTGATTGAAAATTCATAgattcaaaatttagaaatgtagaaatcgaatttctagataaaaactctgccgattctccaagggagaatttgtaaattagaaaatggctagcaatatcatttgacataagtttttcaagacatttattacaatattgcccaagccttcgcgacccaccaaaaatcagtctgcgacccaccagtgggtcgcgacccatagtttgagaaacgctggtctAGTGACAAACATACGAAATAATTTACCTAAATAACAAATAGGTAATCAAAAATTAATATTTACAATAAGTTGCGAAAGAAGGAATTAACcgaagtaaccaaaagttcggattccacatAAAGaatgaactcagaagttcaaatcTGGTTTCACCTTGATATGTTTTTaactatcttttcaaaattagctAGCCTCACAGTTGTTTATTTTGACTTAGCATTCCTATCCAGTAAGCTCTTCCATCAACAAATAGCTTTTCATTATTGTAGCAAAAAAAGTATAAGTTTCCCTACCATCCTCCAGTGTAACGATTTTGCATCTAAACTATTTCTGTTGATTGTTAGTGTTTATAAAACCCCTCCCCCCGTCACATAATGTGTTAATCCCTCCGACTAAGTATGGTTAATGAAgtcatcaaatattttttatacAATCGGCTATTTATTGTTTATTTCTGAAGCGtcatgtacagggtgcggcaggaaaaaatgcgaaaagttcaaggcactattacacgctaaatatgggatatatatgactattttttcatgacagtgtatcagtcaatgtctatattctagcactgaaaaataaaaataaacatatttgatgtttaacatgtgataatgtaggcctaataagcggatatcaataaactgcgcgcccaatggtcattaaacaaaattacTATAACAGTAActaaattagctcaaattcgatgaacaaccagaccacactgatccagagccatgtagtttcacataccagatgaaataagtacatatatttgatgatattgtagagaaaatcaaaaattttgttttatcagatgcgaaatttagcgacctgtgtgattttctgtggtttgaaaattctggttgtcttcatcttcaggcgccgccctgtaaaggttagtagtgaccaaaatgggaaattttttaattaacttttcagaaaactagcctattatagatcatggaacgttgaaacatagattggttaatgtcaaatggacgaaaatgaggtttgaagttgaaaaacactttcgcattttttcctgccgcatactgtaatgcTATTGCAATTTGATGGATTAAGCAGGAGCTACATATTTTAAATCTAATCTTATCTCATCTCATCGTAGTCACTGCAACGTACGAAAGTATAAACAAATCATAGGGGATCACAATCGATGTTCAACCTTTTTGATATAATTTGTATTCTTTTGTTGACCCTTCAAAACTAATGGACGCACAGACTATCCAGATGACTAAATTTATCTGTTTTGTATGACGAAAATTCGGCCTTCGTCTGCAAACTACCTGAATTCAGCTGGTGACAAAGCCCATTGAAAGCCTCGTTcgcaatttgctttcatttttatacaaaaaatttGTTTCTGCgaacagagacgaaccagccaagggctgaaagtctcttaaataaagacaaatcaatcaattatttctACGACGCTTTgtccttgagttatgatttttctaaGGAAAGGCTTATAAAGGCTTAAAAggatattttttcacaaaattgaccataactcaaaaatgaaaaaaagtgcattcaaaAAATGTCAGCgttaatgcttataaaaccaccttttcaagaatatttttttttgaaaattttccacgagttcaagcatagtttttccggcttttctttacaatttatctcaactgtgaaaaattttgtggaaaactttttccacttcatattgttttttggattcctaaaaaaaatgttttattttcttaaaaaaaaactgtgtttctacgatgcttcgttcttcagtTATGATTTTGCAAAGTTAAATATGCTCTATTGCATTCCTTAAAAACCtccatatagggtcttgtaccatttggacaggtgtacctattttgggcacttgccgctataactaagtcaatttcaaaccgattgatttgaatttttgtacagagttagattctgtacgtgcctaactctatacaaaaattcaaatcaatcggtttgaaattgatttagttatagcggcaagtgcccaaaataggtacacctgccaaaatggtacaagaccctattttttCAGGATTCATTACGAGAATTTGCCCAGGAAATCATCCAtaggttccttcagaaacatgatttttaagagaatctaagatttttccagattgcttcagaaagttctaccaaaaatgcttcaaaaattcttccatggattaatttaggaatttcccaggagattccttcacaattctttttgagattcccCTATAAATTGTCCAAGGGATCAAGGAAATCTTCTAATAAGAACTTCTACTAAAACTAACCgaaagactccttcagaaattactccaggaattcggccTTGAAATCTTAATAAATACTTGAGGTAGATTTCTACGGCTTCTTTCTAAAGCCAAGAGTTCCTAGAAATTTCCGCAGGAGTTGATACAGAGAATTCTTCTGGATTTCGTCCAGATGTTTTCGATATTTACTCAGCAGATagctccagtaattcatccacggattctttgagaaatttatttaaaaatatttcctaaaatacgaaatactctttaaaatttctcattttttttcaagaaatc contains the following coding sequences:
- the LOC115265508 gene encoding uncharacterized protein LOC115265508, coding for MAAFKVLSGFAILVSLLQLSLGQELHDLLQDGSGLGDDVVTPSLVDDYVICPPDDGRVMNVLESDENRDETDYWYDYDDLYPARAAADDDQAISKENATLIELIDDDLLAEPTQEVNDELNTAENETASDVVEDEEASGDVEDLDGSIQLIRAPEIYNLPASETLDNKFNAFTEEHPEEIVLLSPNYPEPYPNVVNSFEDYAVTGGIGVQITIHDVDLDHESDFLFFRGGPVTDKAENGPIVTGKITSPLRFLIPHTTTFSVHFVSQHDPSANQTHKGFRLTYAPFGTVASPTTPSTTEMIVPREELQWVRREVSISRNMMVSVDMWPMVKSALANASNAYVEKHQLKYQPCRPDDIRILAQKCPDTWPGYEECVSLEFAVPLRPIVVIEEEPEGLALDHRGPLALAKGFIKLTTTEEPEPEYQLAKGNLERMWDEFGALALSEVGIEVYKMPENAAVLMIWIAISVCILAAFIFVLYSIWKIDFFKDYRRISKLSREPPDEDRSELKKKEFDISMFPSPHQIVPSLFPTGDPYGDRAAEPQYAYDNSTMNPWAEDGNDPTTFPNNSSHSLQPPKQQVFEPLSPLEYSPSIVDFNEIPETRSPRRSRNNNPFLPPPPPSGSSNARGAGGGADGGR